A window of the Diceros bicornis minor isolate mBicDic1 chromosome 30, mDicBic1.mat.cur, whole genome shotgun sequence genome harbors these coding sequences:
- the LOC131394224 gene encoding olfactory receptor 7G2-like, translating to MFLLPIQGPLILFYFHPIFSIRFISNLESRNHTDAPEFFLLGLTDDPKVQPLIFTLFLSIYLVTILGNLLIVLAISSDSHLHTPMYFFLSNLSITDICFSTTTIPKMLLNILAQNQGITYLGCFTQFGFVLVFGVFENFLLVAMAYDRYAAICHPLRYTVIMNPQLCIRLIVLSLFLSIVVALLLSLMMLQLSFCKDLEIPHFFCELAQVLKLACSDTLINNILIYIVTGLFGGLPLFGIILSYTQIVSSVLRMPSVERKLKAFSTCGSHLSVVSLFYGTAVGVYITSALTNSSRKTAVASVMYTIVPQMMNPFIYSLRNRDMKGSLRKLIRRRDSLL from the coding sequence ATGTTTCTGCTGCCTATCCAGGGAccactcattttattttattttcacccCATCTTTTCCATCAGATTCATCAGCAATCTGGAATCCAGAAATCACACAGATGCTCCAGAATTCTTTCTCCTGGGATTGACAGATGATCCAAAAGTGCAGCCCCTCATCTTCACCCTGTTCCTGTCCATATACCTAGTCACCATTCTGGGAAATCTGCTCATAGTCCTGGCAATCAGCTCTGATTctcacctccacacccccatgtacttctttctttccaatctgtccATTACTGACATCTGTTTCAGCACAACCACAATCCCAAAGATGCTGCTGAACATACTAGCTCAGAATCAGGGCATCACTTATCTAGGCTGCTTCACTCAGTTTGGCTTTGTCCTGGTTTTTGGTGTATTTGAGAATTTTCTCCTTGTAgcaatggcctatgaccgctatgcGGCCATTTGTCATCCCTTGAGGTACACAGTTATTATGAACCCCCAGCTCTGTATCCGTCTCATTGTTCTCTCACTGTTTCTTAGCATTGTGGTTGCCTTGCTCCTCAGTCTGATGATGTtgcagctgtccttctgcaaggACCTGGAAATCCCTCACTTCTTCTGTGAACTTGCTCAGGTCCTCAAGCTCGCCTGTTCTGATACACTCATCAATAACATCCTGATATAtattgtgactggcttatttggGGGTCTTCCTCTCTTTGGGATCATTTTGTCTTATACTCAAATTGTCTCCTCTGTTTTGAGAATGCCATCAGTGGAGAGAAAGCTTAAAGCTTTTTCCACCTGTGGGTCTCACCTCTCTGTTGTTTCCTTGTTCTATGGGACAGCTGTTGGAGTGTACATCACTTCTGCTCTTACTAACTCTTCCAGGAAGACTGCAGTGGCTTCAGTGATGTACACCATTGTCCCTCAAATGATGAATCCCTTCATCTACAGCCTGAGAAACAGGGACATGAAGGGATCCTTGAGGAAACTCATCAGAAGGAGGGATTCTCTTCTGTGA